One window of the Natrinema sp. CBA1119 genome contains the following:
- a CDS encoding PD-(D/E)XK nuclease family protein, producing MTDTDATADADSDADDDANPAANTDDADTATAPPSLSVDGLRTTLHCPRRYEFAHVHGLEGSDDDRTVEDRVSLLRSALCDALRSGETEREPLESAARDRLSARWNEYDERFHSVAQRRHERRVLEATLSAYLERVGVDHATGIARLDAEAARGELIGPGLPLSSTIELSTRTADSDAVTIDTAVDYVYGDGSSIVGVRFVPTLAPLGLLRYRSDWAGDVEDLFTEHFDTESATFEPDPVGALFETAVVLDGLRDLRDRLELGDRTCRYVQIPLADRSGTAVNWVRETVETNLEIVDLTDVYVDHHTFGMTHEHRNGTVDDRLAAVATSLLSGPFDPSDRWDRIADNSCPDCEYTVCCQEYIAAEVRFDG from the coding sequence ATGACTGATACCGACGCCACCGCCGATGCTGACTCCGACGCCGACGATGACGCCAACCCCGCCGCCAACACCGACGACGCCGACACCGCGACAGCCCCTCCCTCGCTGTCGGTCGACGGCCTCCGGACCACCCTGCACTGCCCTCGCCGATATGAGTTCGCACACGTCCATGGCCTCGAGGGCAGCGACGACGACCGCACCGTCGAAGACCGCGTTTCCCTCCTGCGAAGCGCTCTCTGCGACGCGCTCCGAAGCGGCGAGACGGAACGGGAGCCACTCGAGAGCGCCGCCCGGGATCGACTCTCGGCTCGCTGGAACGAGTACGACGAGCGCTTTCACTCCGTCGCCCAGCGCCGTCACGAACGGCGGGTGCTCGAGGCGACGCTTTCGGCGTACCTCGAGCGCGTCGGGGTCGACCACGCCACGGGGATCGCGCGACTGGACGCCGAGGCCGCCCGCGGTGAACTGATCGGACCGGGGCTCCCGCTCTCGAGTACGATCGAGCTATCGACGCGGACGGCCGACTCGGACGCGGTGACGATCGACACCGCGGTGGACTACGTCTACGGCGACGGCTCGTCGATCGTCGGCGTCCGGTTCGTCCCGACGCTCGCACCCCTGGGCCTCCTGCGCTACCGATCCGACTGGGCGGGCGACGTCGAGGATCTCTTTACCGAGCACTTCGACACCGAATCGGCGACGTTCGAACCGGATCCCGTCGGCGCGCTCTTCGAGACCGCCGTCGTCCTTGACGGGCTCCGCGACCTCCGCGACCGGCTCGAACTCGGCGACCGAACCTGCCGATACGTCCAGATCCCGCTGGCCGATCGGTCGGGAACGGCGGTGAACTGGGTCCGCGAGACGGTCGAAACGAATCTCGAGATCGTCGATCTAACTGATGTCTACGTCGATCACCATACCTTCGGAATGACTCACGAGCATCGAAACGGGACCGTCGACGATCGACTCGCAGCGGTCGCTACAAGCCTGCTATCGGGACCGTTCGATCCGTCCGATCGGTGGGACCGGATCGCGGACAACTCCTGTCCGGACTGTGAGTACACCGTCTGCTGTCAGGAGTACATCGCGGCGGAGGTGCGCTTCGATGGATAA
- a CDS encoding ATP-dependent DNA helicase codes for MDNESPKGGGEERALDPGAGPTEDDLETAAISGLASAAALEPRGNQEAVIDSRAACTSVDAGAGTGKTTTMLVRIERAIERGDVDPDDVLVLTFANEAAASIRAAVSERLEPDTAAAIDVYTYHSFCYRLVREYAYYLGYSPEFDVVTERTRRRLIGRLLAENDYGFAAASGRNDGSPTDLTDAVDRFIQAMSQENITPEQLQSGLPPVRTLELCNEFVLWLERTAGEELSFDNEALRYFNRDEHCEAARESLIDYGKLVSYCREKIAEAPAAFRDDDFVRDVDRYLRVLQQCVTNTIEALSLDDTTTKHLPRALFGNRIWGTATSRIEQTPFGRLKHYVEFLRLARHYADVYAEYHDALETERVLDFDELVRTATGLLDDTAIADEITGQWTQVYCDEFQDTDATQFSLLTELTDGPDRPDLLAIGDKDQAIYGWRGTDREGLDRLADAYDDHEAIELELNFRSRQEILDLTNACEYGPQSSKTLREDGRTPGTYDEDEPPDRVVKVESDRVPQSTPEQVATTVSRLLNGEAANVPRRSLGDLAVIVRTNRHAQAVADELRELRIPYEISGSPRGEVSPGIETVLSYLRVLVEPDADAHLRRVLLYRYRLTAADLATLQRRDGSLSDAVMDADIEALELEHPDRIERVREHLEELERFRDIYPLSGFVRRFRELTRIEWFCTSEERAAFDRIERFVEAYDSDGVVQSLSTEFVDALAATLRGGGSDRTRGSRSADSVDVMTVHQAKGLEFDTVLAPYLTDEEWCVDGDYVERARYRLLAAALDADVDSPLLADLAAERVGEEWRVLHVALTRAENHLFLFGSEYEYDGDEDELAASTAEACLASDIEWSVTGQRMDLWSSLTESFERVRETYPETVVDRTDEIAASAGESPGTITYYADYDDRPVEPLETRAAIETVHRLGRQLRDGTLLPAADAASYGGNLGEDGSDEGSQLRVPSGRRPSALTTDTVRFPVETLASATELPVAMRHSYSAMDTHETCPRKHYLDHAVRAFDDPLAAAEIGDAGSSEAGGEVISPTETNGGPPAAADDSASRLVGTVFHDVAEEAFHREYRTREAWRDAAVRQLTARNLLEHREAVLACVDRYFEAGVPKFDRPIAEWEPLAAELPFSLEDVAGVTGDVVGYVDSIRRLPDGGLAVLDYKATAERIAPDDAVQLSLYRRACADRFDEPIAAAGYVYVGDLDGDDGPRVDLLEPADLPPWEAVRETLESVDEPSFAETTPGEHCRHCPHRSLGCGPDEYTPETDGVGDD; via the coding sequence ATGGATAACGAATCACCGAAGGGCGGCGGTGAAGAACGGGCCCTCGATCCGGGGGCCGGTCCGACTGAGGACGATCTCGAGACTGCGGCTATCTCCGGCCTCGCGTCCGCCGCAGCCCTCGAGCCCAGGGGTAACCAGGAGGCGGTCATCGACAGCCGCGCGGCTTGTACCTCCGTCGACGCGGGGGCCGGCACCGGGAAGACGACGACGATGCTCGTCCGGATCGAGCGCGCCATCGAACGGGGCGATGTCGATCCCGACGACGTGCTCGTGTTGACCTTCGCGAACGAGGCCGCCGCGAGCATCCGCGCGGCGGTCTCCGAGCGACTCGAGCCCGACACCGCGGCGGCGATCGACGTCTACACCTACCACTCCTTCTGTTACCGGCTCGTCCGCGAGTACGCCTACTACCTGGGCTACTCGCCCGAGTTCGACGTCGTCACCGAGCGCACGCGACGGCGACTCATCGGTCGGCTGCTCGCCGAAAACGACTACGGTTTCGCGGCCGCTTCGGGGCGCAACGACGGCTCGCCGACCGATCTCACGGACGCGGTCGACCGGTTCATTCAGGCGATGAGCCAGGAGAACATCACGCCCGAGCAACTGCAGTCGGGACTGCCGCCGGTGCGCACCCTCGAGCTGTGCAACGAGTTCGTCCTCTGGCTTGAGCGGACCGCCGGCGAGGAGCTGTCCTTCGACAACGAGGCGCTTCGCTACTTCAATCGGGACGAGCATTGCGAGGCGGCCCGGGAGTCGCTGATCGACTACGGCAAACTCGTCTCGTATTGCCGGGAGAAGATCGCGGAAGCGCCGGCGGCCTTCCGCGACGACGACTTCGTTCGCGACGTCGATCGCTACCTTCGGGTGCTCCAGCAGTGCGTGACGAACACGATCGAGGCGCTCTCGCTGGACGACACGACGACGAAACACCTGCCGCGGGCGCTGTTCGGTAACCGGATCTGGGGGACGGCCACGAGCCGGATCGAACAGACCCCCTTCGGTCGCCTGAAACACTACGTCGAGTTCCTCCGGCTGGCCCGCCACTACGCCGATGTCTACGCGGAGTATCACGACGCCCTCGAGACCGAGCGGGTGCTGGACTTCGACGAGCTGGTTCGGACGGCTACTGGCTTACTGGACGACACGGCAATTGCCGACGAAATCACCGGCCAGTGGACGCAGGTCTACTGCGACGAGTTTCAGGACACCGACGCGACTCAGTTTTCCCTCCTCACCGAACTCACGGACGGCCCGGACCGGCCGGACCTGCTCGCGATCGGCGACAAGGATCAGGCGATCTACGGCTGGCGGGGCACCGACCGCGAGGGACTCGACCGGCTGGCCGACGCCTACGACGACCACGAGGCGATCGAACTCGAGCTCAACTTCCGCTCCCGCCAAGAAATTCTGGACCTGACCAACGCCTGCGAGTACGGGCCCCAGTCCTCGAAGACGCTCCGGGAGGACGGCCGGACGCCCGGCACCTACGACGAGGACGAACCTCCGGACCGCGTCGTCAAAGTCGAGAGCGATCGGGTTCCCCAGTCGACGCCCGAACAGGTCGCGACGACGGTCTCTCGGCTGCTCAACGGCGAGGCCGCGAACGTCCCCCGGCGCTCGCTGGGCGATCTCGCGGTCATCGTCCGGACCAACCGCCACGCGCAGGCGGTCGCGGACGAGCTCCGGGAGCTGCGGATCCCCTACGAGATCTCGGGCTCGCCCCGTGGCGAGGTCTCGCCCGGCATCGAGACGGTGCTGTCGTACCTCCGTGTCCTGGTCGAGCCGGACGCGGACGCCCACCTCCGGCGCGTGCTCCTCTACCGGTACCGGCTCACGGCGGCCGACCTGGCGACGCTGCAACGGCGAGACGGATCGCTGTCCGACGCCGTGATGGACGCCGATATCGAAGCGCTCGAGCTCGAGCACCCCGATCGAATCGAGCGGGTCCGAGAGCACCTCGAGGAACTCGAGCGGTTCCGAGATATCTATCCGCTCTCCGGGTTCGTCCGCCGGTTCCGGGAACTCACTCGGATCGAGTGGTTCTGTACGAGCGAGGAGCGGGCGGCGTTCGATCGCATCGAGCGATTCGTCGAGGCCTACGACTCCGACGGGGTCGTCCAGTCGCTGTCGACCGAGTTCGTCGACGCGCTCGCCGCGACGCTTCGCGGCGGCGGGAGCGATCGAACTCGCGGGAGCCGGTCCGCGGACAGCGTCGACGTGATGACGGTTCACCAGGCCAAGGGCCTCGAGTTCGACACCGTCCTCGCCCCCTACCTCACGGACGAGGAGTGGTGCGTCGACGGCGACTACGTCGAGCGGGCCCGATATCGGCTGCTGGCCGCGGCGCTCGACGCCGACGTCGATTCGCCCCTGCTCGCCGACCTCGCCGCCGAGCGGGTCGGCGAGGAGTGGCGCGTCCTCCACGTCGCGCTCACCCGAGCCGAGAACCACCTGTTCCTGTTCGGCTCCGAGTACGAGTACGACGGCGACGAGGACGAACTCGCCGCCTCGACGGCCGAGGCCTGTCTCGCGAGCGACATCGAGTGGTCGGTGACCGGCCAGCGGATGGATCTCTGGTCGTCGCTGACCGAGAGTTTCGAGCGAGTCCGAGAGACCTACCCCGAAACCGTGGTCGACCGAACCGACGAGATCGCTGCCTCGGCCGGCGAGAGTCCCGGAACGATCACGTACTACGCCGACTACGACGACCGACCCGTCGAACCGCTCGAGACTCGAGCGGCGATCGAGACCGTCCATCGATTGGGCCGACAGCTCCGCGATGGCACGCTGTTGCCGGCAGCCGACGCGGCCAGCTATGGTGGAAACCTCGGTGAAGACGGGTCAGACGAGGGGTCGCAGCTCCGCGTGCCCAGCGGTCGCCGGCCGTCCGCGCTGACGACCGACACCGTCCGCTTCCCGGTCGAGACGCTCGCGTCGGCGACCGAACTGCCGGTCGCGATGCGACACAGCTACTCCGCGATGGACACCCACGAGACCTGCCCCCGGAAACACTACCTCGATCACGCGGTTCGTGCGTTCGACGATCCGCTCGCGGCAGCCGAAATCGGTGATGCGGGTTCGTCGGAGGCCGGCGGCGAGGTAATCTCGCCGACCGAGACGAACGGCGGACCGCCCGCAGCGGCCGACGACTCGGCGTCGCGGCTCGTCGGCACCGTCTTCCACGACGTCGCCGAGGAGGCATTCCACCGCGAGTACCGAACCCGCGAGGCGTGGCGCGACGCCGCCGTTAGACAGCTCACCGCGCGGAACCTGCTCGAGCACCGCGAGGCCGTCCTCGCCTGCGTCGATCGGTACTTCGAGGCGGGTGTCCCGAAATTCGACCGGCCGATCGCCGAGTGGGAACCGCTGGCCGCGGAGCTCCCCTTCTCGCTCGAGGACGTCGCCGGCGTGACGGGTGACGTGGTCGGCTACGTCGACTCGATCCGGCGGCTGCCCGACGGCGGCCTCGCCGTCCTCGACTACAAGGCCACCGCCGAGCGGATCGCTCCCGACGACGCCGTTCAGCTGTCGCTCTACCGCCGTGCCTGCGCGGACCGGTTCGACGAACCGATCGCGGCGGCGGGCTACGTCTACGTTGGCGACCTCGACGGGGACGACGGTCCCCGCGTGGACCTCCTCGAGCCCGCTGATCTCCCGCCGTGGGAGGCGGTCCGGGAGACGCTCGAGTCGGTCGACGAGCCGTCGTTCGCGGAGACGACGCCGGGCGAGCACTGTCGGCACTGTCCGCACCGGTCGCTGGGCTGTGGACCGGACGAGTACACGCCCGAGACCGATGGAGTGGGTGACGACTGA
- a CDS encoding CBS domain-containing protein encodes MDDIFVARVMSTSVRTVAPDTLVEDAANTMLDNGIGSVVVVDDENQLEGILTTTDFVRIVAERQPKDRTPVSEYMSTGVVTASAQDSIRDAADVMVEHDFHHIPVVDEEEGVIGMVTTTDLAGYVSRVQSPSPE; translated from the coding sequence ATGGACGATATTTTCGTCGCTCGAGTCATGTCCACGTCGGTACGGACGGTGGCTCCGGACACGCTCGTCGAGGATGCTGCCAACACGATGCTCGACAACGGAATCGGGTCGGTCGTCGTCGTCGACGACGAAAACCAGCTCGAGGGGATCCTGACGACCACGGACTTCGTGCGAATCGTCGCCGAGCGCCAGCCGAAGGATCGGACGCCGGTCTCGGAGTACATGAGCACGGGCGTCGTCACGGCGTCGGCCCAGGACAGTATCCGCGACGCCGCGGACGTGATGGTCGAGCACGACTTCCACCACATCCCCGTCGTCGACGAGGAGGAAGGCGTCATCGGCATGGTCACGACGACGGACCTGGCGGGGTACGTCTCGCGCGTGCAGTCGCCCAGTCCGGAGTGA
- a CDS encoding APC family permease, producing the protein MATDDFKLIRETVGPGAAIALLIGTALGMSIFLVPTQMAAAAGPSVTIAILVSIVPMALGVLQLLQLGGAIPVAGGAYVYGSRLVGPYWGFLNIMLPVVAVWAYLLFAALGFAQYLPFLLEVVGVGLGVNTVVAVVGILALFLLLNYVGIQIAARVQIGLVAVLIAGMLTFIVGGLLSFDVGNFDPMFPAGEGEPFEEGLAPFFLAIVLLYIPYQGFAMIIEIGEELENPVKNIPRVLAIGMSFVAVLSVGIVVALVGGASWRAAVGEDGEAVDGALAAVAGEFGTLPDAAIAFIAVAALIAAATTINTLYTSYSRTVMRASRDKLLPGFFAGIHDRFDTPHRAVIFMGVPPLIAAPFVDVFDELTGPAFLDWLVVLIVTGIFLSFMIGGVALWNLPSVFPRRYADSIYKLPLPVLKAVAVGNVVVSFVFMLLVAASAPSALLVMFVLLIVASLGYRYRVRSAATNGVDLREEMSLLHTHEEAGSTPGTADN; encoded by the coding sequence GTGGCGACGGATGACTTCAAGTTGATTCGCGAAACGGTGGGGCCTGGGGCGGCGATCGCGTTACTGATCGGGACGGCGCTGGGAATGAGCATCTTCCTCGTTCCCACGCAGATGGCCGCGGCGGCCGGCCCGAGCGTGACGATCGCCATCCTCGTCTCGATCGTTCCGATGGCGCTCGGCGTGTTGCAACTGTTACAACTCGGCGGGGCGATCCCCGTCGCGGGGGGTGCCTACGTCTACGGCTCGCGCCTGGTCGGCCCCTACTGGGGCTTTCTCAACATTATGCTCCCGGTGGTCGCCGTCTGGGCCTACCTGCTGTTCGCCGCGCTCGGCTTCGCCCAGTACCTGCCCTTCCTCCTCGAGGTCGTCGGGGTCGGACTGGGTGTCAACACCGTGGTCGCGGTGGTCGGGATTCTCGCCCTGTTCTTGCTGCTCAACTACGTCGGCATCCAGATAGCCGCGCGGGTCCAGATCGGACTCGTCGCCGTGTTGATCGCCGGTATGCTGACGTTCATCGTCGGCGGACTCCTGTCGTTCGATGTCGGCAACTTCGATCCGATGTTCCCCGCGGGGGAGGGCGAACCGTTCGAAGAGGGGCTGGCACCGTTCTTCCTCGCGATCGTGTTACTGTACATCCCCTACCAGGGATTCGCGATGATCATCGAGATCGGCGAGGAACTCGAGAATCCCGTCAAGAACATCCCGCGCGTGCTCGCGATCGGGATGTCGTTCGTCGCGGTGCTCTCGGTCGGTATCGTCGTCGCGCTCGTCGGCGGGGCCTCGTGGCGGGCGGCCGTTGGCGAGGACGGCGAGGCGGTCGACGGCGCGCTCGCGGCCGTCGCGGGTGAGTTCGGCACGCTGCCGGACGCGGCGATCGCGTTCATCGCCGTCGCGGCGCTGATCGCGGCCGCGACGACCATCAACACGCTGTACACGTCCTACTCGCGGACGGTCATGCGCGCCTCGCGCGACAAACTGCTCCCCGGGTTCTTCGCGGGGATCCACGACCGATTCGACACCCCTCACCGAGCGGTGATCTTCATGGGCGTTCCGCCCCTGATCGCGGCGCCGTTCGTCGACGTCTTCGACGAGCTGACCGGCCCCGCGTTCCTCGACTGGCTGGTCGTCCTCATCGTCACCGGCATCTTCCTCTCCTTTATGATCGGCGGCGTCGCACTGTGGAACCTCCCGTCGGTGTTCCCGCGGCGCTACGCTGACTCGATCTACAAGCTCCCGTTGCCGGTGCTCAAGGCGGTCGCTGTGGGGAACGTCGTCGTTTCCTTCGTGTTCATGCTGCTCGTCGCGGCGAGTGCGCCCTCGGCGCTGCTCGTCATGTTCGTCCTCCTGATCGTCGCCTCGCTCGGGTACCGCTATCGGGTCCGATCGGCGGCCACCAACGGGGTCGATCTCCGCGAGGAGATGTCGTTGCTACACACCCACGAAGAAGCCGGGAGCACTCCCGGTACCGCCGACAACTAG
- a CDS encoding cupin domain-containing protein: protein MPATDFDTARTYDEHRFSTEPVFRSDRMKVVLGYFEPGQFIPVHAPGSDVTICVRSGTGVVREGETEHAVGPDDVVVVEANVDRGVRADEDGRLEALLVTSPPPTDAEHEPVREGLERGVFDP from the coding sequence ATGCCAGCAACTGACTTCGACACCGCACGGACGTACGACGAGCATCGATTCAGTACCGAACCCGTCTTCCGGAGCGACCGGATGAAGGTCGTCCTCGGTTACTTCGAACCGGGGCAGTTCATTCCGGTTCACGCCCCCGGCAGCGACGTGACGATCTGCGTCCGATCCGGCACCGGCGTCGTCCGCGAGGGCGAGACGGAACACGCGGTCGGTCCCGACGACGTAGTCGTCGTCGAGGCGAACGTCGACCGGGGCGTCCGAGCGGACGAGGACGGCCGACTCGAGGCGCTGCTCGTCACGAGTCCGCCGCCGACCGACGCCGAGCACGAGCCCGTCCGGGAGGGGCTCGAGCGCGGGGTCTTCGACCCGTAA
- a CDS encoding ABC transporter ATP-binding protein: MSSNSVGRLGRVVVPHRRPSSRTLSRPPQRSSTAIEHDIPLIIRRRKDAYEPCRRPRHRNRRTDETVRRDDRRLRPDDGRRAGNRLRVSRSERRGEDDHDADTDDADETDSRDGPRRRPLDRRARVRYPTHRLPPRGPPVYDELTGREQLEYAAGLRDMPDAEASERIESLLERFDLLEDANKRIEDYSKGMRQKVGVIQAVLHEPEVAFLDEPTSGLDPRAARTMRDTIADLADREMTIFLSTHILPVVDELADEIGVLHDGKLVAEGDPETLKTRAETGDARSLEDAFLEITRDPGEEGLPREQAAE, from the coding sequence CTGTCATCCAATTCCGTCGGTCGGCTCGGTCGAGTCGTTGTCCCGCATCGGAGGCCATCGAGTCGGACGCTCTCGCGCCCGCCACAGCGGTCGTCGACGGCGATCGAACATGACATACCTTTAATTATACGCCGACGAAAGGACGCGTATGAGCCCTGTCGACGCCCTCGCCATCGAAACCGACGGACTGACGAAACGGTACGGCGAGACGACCGCCGTCTCCGACCTGACGATGGACGTCGAGCGGGGAACCGTCTACGGGTTTCTCGGTCCGAACGGCGCGGGGAAGACGACCACGATGCGGATACTGACGACGCTGACGAAACCGACAGCAGGGACGGCCCGCGTCGCCGGCCACTCGATCGGAGAGCGCGAGTCCGTTACCCCACACATCGGCTACCTCCCCGAGGACCCCCGGTCTACGACGAACTCACCGGTCGGGAACAACTCGAGTACGCCGCCGGCCTCCGCGATATGCCCGACGCGGAGGCGAGCGAGCGCATCGAGTCGCTACTCGAGCGCTTCGACCTGCTCGAGGACGCGAACAAGCGCATCGAGGACTACTCGAAGGGGATGCGCCAGAAGGTCGGCGTCATCCAGGCGGTGTTGCACGAACCCGAGGTCGCCTTCCTCGACGAACCGACCAGCGGACTCGATCCGCGCGCGGCCCGGACCATGCGGGACACGATCGCCGATCTCGCCGATCGAGAGATGACGATTTTCCTCTCGACGCACATCCTTCCCGTGGTCGACGAACTCGCCGACGAGATCGGCGTCCTCCACGACGGGAAACTCGTCGCCGAGGGCGATCCCGAGACGCTCAAGACCCGCGCCGAGACCGGCGACGCCCGAAGTCTCGAGGACGCGTTCCTCGAGATCACCCGCGACCCCGGCGAGGAGGGACTTCCGAGGGAGCAGGCTGCCGAGTGA
- the folP gene encoding dihydropteroate synthase encodes MEYHEAADFLFDLRRFRPKPGTESTARLLAHLENPHETVDFVQVAGSNGKGSTARMLERALREAGHSVGLYTSPHLEDLRERVRVDGRKIPQSAVCEYVEAVHEYATERAADGESPTFFEAMTAMALWHFGREDIDIAVLEVGIGGKYDATSVVDPVASAVTSVTLEHTGILGDTVEEIARDKAHVVPENAPLVTGVTGSPLEAVRDVAGDVVTVGTEPSGDASDGDDCRPDVRVAYGGRTNHTEAAVSIDDGDWDLETRIPLLGEHQAKNAGIAAALARQVTDVSDADLERGLRSAHWPGRFEVMDTGPLVVLDGAHNPGACEGLAKTLETYEYDDLHVVFGAMHDKDHRAMAAALPTLDTVVATEPMLDRAEDRAVLADVFADAGARTVRTETAVQDALATALEAAGPDDCVLVTGSLFAVAEARSQWTRTDVPKRVRNLADARDALEGANVAPGEVERLDGDAVHRVVRTALRDGQATVLKEELLRLGGECALSGLERDDEAVNAVLMGTLAQFEALVEALEERPQPHGLADIVRELRDTLALEADADIGAESATANTGDGDESTQPPSRTAGRSRWSGRSDTDASEYPWADRTAVMGILNVTPDSFHDGGEYDALEDAVARAEAMIDADADVIDIGGESTRPGADPVSVEEELDRVVPVIERIADLDAHISVDTRRATVADAALEAGADIINDVSGLEDPEMRFVAAEHDAGLVVMHSIDAPVVPDHDIEYDDVVADVIDHLSERVLLAEKAGLDRSQIIVDPGIGFGKSAAENFELLDRIDEFHALGCPVLFGHSHKSMFARIGRDRDERLEATVAATALASDRGADIVRVHDVRENVAAVRTALAARDPQRFEWDS; translated from the coding sequence ATGGAGTATCACGAGGCGGCGGACTTCCTTTTCGATCTGCGGCGGTTCCGCCCGAAGCCGGGCACCGAGTCGACGGCCCGGCTGCTGGCCCACCTCGAGAACCCCCACGAAACCGTCGATTTCGTTCAGGTCGCCGGTTCCAACGGGAAAGGGAGCACGGCTCGAATGCTCGAGCGGGCCCTGCGGGAGGCAGGCCACTCCGTCGGCCTCTACACCTCGCCACACCTCGAGGACCTCCGCGAGCGTGTTCGCGTCGACGGCCGAAAGATCCCACAGTCGGCCGTCTGCGAGTACGTCGAGGCGGTTCACGAGTACGCCACCGAACGAGCCGCCGACGGCGAGTCCCCCACCTTCTTCGAGGCGATGACCGCGATGGCGCTGTGGCACTTCGGCCGCGAAGACATCGATATCGCCGTCCTCGAGGTCGGCATCGGCGGCAAGTACGACGCCACCAGCGTCGTCGATCCCGTCGCGAGCGCGGTCACGAGCGTGACCCTAGAACACACGGGGATCCTCGGCGATACCGTCGAGGAGATCGCCCGCGACAAAGCCCACGTCGTCCCCGAAAACGCACCGCTCGTGACGGGCGTCACCGGGAGCCCGCTCGAGGCGGTTCGCGACGTCGCCGGCGACGTCGTGACCGTCGGCACGGAGCCGTCGGGCGACGCGAGCGACGGCGACGATTGCAGACCGGATGTCCGCGTCGCCTACGGCGGCCGGACGAACCACACGGAAGCCGCCGTCTCGATCGACGACGGCGACTGGGACCTCGAGACGCGAATCCCGCTGCTGGGCGAACACCAGGCCAAAAACGCCGGCATCGCCGCCGCCCTCGCCCGCCAGGTCACCGACGTCTCCGACGCCGACCTCGAGCGCGGGCTGCGAAGCGCCCACTGGCCGGGCCGGTTCGAGGTGATGGATACCGGACCGCTGGTCGTACTGGACGGTGCGCACAATCCGGGGGCCTGCGAGGGACTTGCGAAAACGCTCGAGACGTACGAGTACGACGACCTCCACGTCGTCTTCGGTGCGATGCACGACAAGGACCACCGCGCGATGGCCGCCGCGCTGCCCACGCTCGACACCGTCGTCGCGACCGAACCGATGCTCGATCGCGCCGAAGACCGAGCGGTCCTCGCGGACGTGTTCGCCGACGCCGGTGCCCGAACGGTCAGAACCGAGACAGCGGTTCAGGACGCCCTCGCGACCGCTCTCGAGGCCGCTGGGCCCGACGACTGCGTGCTCGTCACCGGCTCGCTGTTCGCGGTCGCGGAGGCCCGTTCTCAGTGGACCCGGACCGACGTTCCCAAACGCGTCCGGAACCTCGCCGACGCCCGCGACGCGCTCGAGGGGGCGAACGTCGCCCCGGGCGAGGTCGAGCGACTGGACGGTGACGCCGTCCACCGGGTCGTCAGGACGGCGCTGCGGGACGGACAGGCGACCGTTCTCAAGGAGGAACTCCTCCGACTCGGGGGAGAGTGTGCCCTCTCCGGGCTCGAGCGGGACGACGAGGCCGTCAACGCCGTGCTGATGGGGACGCTCGCTCAGTTCGAGGCGCTCGTCGAGGCGCTCGAGGAGCGCCCCCAGCCACACGGGCTGGCCGACATCGTGCGGGAACTTCGGGACACTCTCGCGCTCGAGGCCGACGCCGATATCGGTGCCGAGAGTGCGACAGCCAACACCGGGGACGGTGACGAATCGACGCAGCCGCCAAGCCGGACGGCAGGACGGTCCCGTTGGTCCGGCCGCTCGGACACCGACGCGAGCGAGTATCCCTGGGCCGACCGAACGGCCGTGATGGGTATCCTGAACGTCACCCCCGACAGCTTTCACGACGGCGGCGAGTACGACGCCCTCGAGGACGCCGTCGCTCGAGCCGAAGCGATGATCGACGCCGACGCGGACGTGATCGACATCGGCGGAGAGTCCACCCGGCCGGGTGCGGATCCCGTCTCGGTCGAGGAGGAACTAGACCGGGTCGTCCCCGTCATCGAGCGGATCGCCGACCTCGACGCGCACATCTCGGTCGATACCCGACGGGCCACGGTCGCCGACGCGGCGCTCGAGGCCGGTGCGGACATCATCAACGACGTCTCCGGGCTCGAGGATCCCGAGATGCGCTTCGTCGCCGCCGAGCACGACGCGGGGCTCGTCGTGATGCACAGCATCGACGCGCCGGTCGTGCCCGACCACGACATCGAGTACGACGACGTGGTCGCGGACGTGATCGATCACCTCTCCGAGCGGGTGTTGCTGGCCGAGAAGGCGGGGCTCGACCGATCGCAGATCATCGTCGATCCCGGCATCGGTTTCGGCAAGTCCGCCGCCGAGAACTTCGAACTCCTCGACCGGATCGACGAGTTCCACGCGCTCGGCTGTCCGGTGTTGTTCGGCCACTCCCACAAGTCCATGTTCGCACGGATCGGCCGCGACCGCGACGAGCGACTCGAGGCGACCGTCGCTGCCACGGCGCTGGCGTCCGACCGCGGGGCCGACATCGTTCGCGTCCACGACGTCCGCGAGAACGTCGCCGCCGTCCGGACGGCGCTGGCGGCGCGCGATCCGCAGCGATTCGAGTGGGACTCGTAA